From the Oceanicaulis alexandrii DSM 11625 genome, one window contains:
- a CDS encoding Na(+)/H(+) antiporter subunit D: MTDALSFLNGVSPAWFLILAGLLAWASPRSELRKALMLLGPIGALCAWFATGETGVYGVIDLGPVVLETFRLDNLSRVWALVFILISFINGVYALHDRNRMTDGAALIYAGSAVGAVFAGDLLTLFFFWELTALASAPLIFAVGTPEAQRAGLRYLAIQVLSGVALLGGATIWASQTGSWAFDVLGTDSWAGIIMLLAFGLKAGFPLLHMWLPDAYPKATGVGSVVLSAFTTKLAIYALARGFAGEEVLITIGLVMAVFPIFFAMTSNDLRQTLAYALINQLGFMVVAVGVGGDLGLNGAAANAFVGVIYMALMFMVLGAVLLRTGTLKVSALGGLYKSMPVTALFAIIGALSVVGAPLFSGFVAKTLILSATHYAHHDWAYTILVYASAGVMELSVLKVVYFTFFGTDRGIRVKEAPQTMHLGMALAAFLCVFLGVNYQALYGILPFDMEYSPYKLSSVFGQVQLLLGGLLVFAAALYFKLFPLKGDRTILDADWLYRRFGDACARWGAAMGQLLFDAIGKGLSAAITRIRGRLFNLFSPAGALSKEFPSGLMALWTAIMLAGVVLVAYFSPS; this comes from the coding sequence ATGACTGACGCCCTGTCATTTCTGAACGGCGTCTCGCCGGCCTGGTTCCTCATTCTCGCGGGGCTTCTGGCCTGGGCCTCGCCCCGGTCCGAGCTGCGCAAGGCGCTGATGCTGCTGGGGCCGATCGGCGCCCTGTGCGCCTGGTTCGCCACTGGCGAGACCGGCGTCTATGGCGTGATCGATCTCGGCCCTGTGGTGCTGGAGACCTTCCGTCTCGACAACCTCTCTCGCGTCTGGGCGCTGGTCTTCATCCTGATCAGCTTCATCAACGGCGTGTACGCGCTGCATGACCGCAATCGCATGACTGACGGCGCAGCGCTGATCTATGCAGGTTCGGCAGTGGGCGCGGTGTTCGCGGGCGACCTGCTGACCCTGTTCTTCTTCTGGGAGCTGACGGCTCTGGCCTCAGCCCCGCTGATCTTCGCCGTCGGCACGCCGGAAGCGCAACGCGCGGGCCTGCGCTATCTGGCGATCCAGGTGCTGTCAGGCGTGGCGCTTCTGGGCGGCGCGACGATCTGGGCCAGCCAGACCGGTTCCTGGGCGTTTGACGTGCTCGGTACGGACAGCTGGGCCGGGATCATCATGCTGCTGGCCTTTGGCCTGAAAGCGGGCTTCCCGCTCTTGCACATGTGGCTGCCGGACGCTTATCCCAAAGCCACCGGGGTGGGTTCGGTCGTCTTGTCCGCCTTCACCACCAAGCTGGCGATCTACGCGCTGGCGCGCGGCTTTGCCGGCGAAGAGGTTCTGATCACCATCGGCCTCGTCATGGCGGTCTTCCCGATCTTTTTCGCAATGACCAGCAATGATCTGCGCCAGACCTTGGCCTATGCGCTGATCAACCAGCTCGGCTTCATGGTCGTGGCGGTGGGCGTCGGCGGCGATCTGGGGCTGAACGGCGCCGCGGCAAACGCCTTTGTGGGCGTCATCTACATGGCGCTGATGTTCATGGTTCTGGGCGCGGTGCTGCTGCGCACGGGCACGCTGAAAGTCAGCGCGCTGGGCGGGCTTTACAAATCCATGCCGGTCACCGCGCTCTTTGCGATCATCGGCGCCCTGTCGGTTGTCGGCGCGCCGCTGTTTTCCGGCTTTGTCGCCAAGACGCTGATCCTGTCCGCGACCCATTACGCGCACCATGACTGGGCCTATACGATCCTGGTCTACGCTTCCGCTGGCGTGATGGAGCTGAGCGTTCTGAAGGTCGTCTACTTCACCTTCTTCGGCACGGACCGGGGCATCCGGGTGAAGGAAGCGCCGCAAACCATGCATCTGGGCATGGCGCTGGCGGCCTTCCTGTGCGTCTTCCTGGGCGTGAACTACCAGGCGTTGTACGGCATCCTGCCGTTCGACATGGAGTATTCGCCCTACAAGCTGTCGAGCGTGTTCGGTCAGGTGCAGCTGCTTCTGGGCGGGCTTCTGGTGTTCGCAGCAGCGCTTTATTTCAAGCTGTTCCCGCTCAAGGGCGACCGCACGATCCTCGATGCGGACTGGCTCTATCGCCGCTTTGGCGATGCGTGCGCGCGCTGGGGCGCCGCCATGGGGCAGCTTCTCTTTGACGCGATCGGCAAGGGGCTGAGCGCCGCGATCACGCGCATTCGCGGGCGATTGTTCAACCTGTTCAGCCCAGCGGGCGCCCTGTCCAAGGAATTTCCGTCCGGTCTGATGGCGCTTTGGACGGCGATCATGCTCGCAGGGGTCGTTCTGGTGGCGTACTTTTCCCCCAGTTAG
- a CDS encoding helix-turn-helix domain-containing protein, with product MRTNTLVLDQARARLAQQAAAYAFGVPVEEISSPTRGRARAALARQAAIYLTHVAFELSLNRVADAFGRDRSTAAHACHRIEDARDDPAFDAAMEDLEACLRSAPGPDLIPFGMTQ from the coding sequence ATGCGTACCAACACGCTTGTTCTGGACCAGGCCCGCGCCCGGCTGGCGCAACAGGCCGCCGCCTACGCCTTTGGCGTGCCGGTGGAGGAGATCAGCAGTCCGACACGGGGGCGAGCGCGCGCTGCGCTGGCGCGACAAGCCGCCATCTATCTGACCCATGTGGCGTTCGAGCTGAGCTTGAACCGTGTGGCCGACGCGTTTGGCCGCGACCGCTCCACCGCCGCTCACGCCTGTCACCGGATTGAGGACGCCCGCGACGACCCCGCCTTTGACGCGGCGATGGAGGACCTCGAAGCCTGTCTGCGCTCGGCTCCGGGACCGGATCTCATTCCCTTCGGAATGACCCAATGA
- a CDS encoding DUF6456 domain-containing protein, translated as MNAAVPGWLRRLARPGARLAQRSGGRSGYGVYASADRRRRPLASVSDAALAHALEQGWLAQAQANEFVLTQVGRRCLDEGDAAGVRPALTLARKTLHDPEGGLRLQTVNPTTLDGPLARYARPQNGRPALLEAVHLSAADNLMRDYERSTLSSRVTQSWSGVPGGGVRSAPRDRSEAPIQRLNAQERVMDALAAVGPGLDHWLVEILMRQSAMTEAERRLNWPSRSGAQALKLALDRLAVHYRMKPAGLGVDPYGL; from the coding sequence ATGAATGCCGCTGTACCAGGCTGGCTGCGGCGTCTGGCCCGGCCGGGCGCCCGGCTGGCGCAGCGCAGCGGCGGGCGCTCTGGCTATGGTGTCTACGCCAGCGCAGACCGTCGCCGCCGCCCGCTGGCGAGCGTCAGCGACGCCGCTCTGGCGCACGCGTTGGAGCAGGGCTGGCTGGCACAGGCGCAAGCGAATGAATTCGTACTGACGCAAGTGGGGCGGCGCTGTCTTGATGAGGGCGATGCCGCGGGTGTCCGACCCGCTCTGACCCTCGCCCGGAAGACGCTGCACGACCCTGAGGGCGGGCTCAGGCTGCAGACGGTCAACCCGACAACGCTCGACGGCCCGCTGGCGCGCTATGCGCGGCCTCAGAACGGCCGGCCCGCCTTGCTGGAGGCCGTGCATCTCAGTGCGGCCGACAACCTGATGCGCGATTATGAACGCTCCACCCTTTCCAGCCGCGTCACGCAAAGCTGGAGCGGCGTGCCCGGCGGGGGCGTGCGTTCGGCGCCAAGGGACCGTAGCGAGGCGCCGATACAGCGTCTGAACGCGCAGGAGCGCGTGATGGACGCGCTGGCGGCGGTCGGGCCGGGGCTCGATCACTGGCTGGTGGAAATCCTGATGCGCCAAAGCGCCATGACCGAGGCCGAACGCCGCCTCAACTGGCCGTCACGATCCGGCGCCCAAGCCCTGAAACTGGCGCTGGATCGTCTGGCAGTGCACTACCGGATGAAACCGGCGGGCTTGGGCGTCGATCCGTACGGGCTCTAA
- a CDS encoding SufE family protein gives MTDLQADIDALVDEFDFLGDWEERYRYLIEMGQALPGLPDAERTDDTRVKGCVSQVWMVIDDGPDHALELRGDSDAHIVKGLVALLSRLYDGRKPDEALSIDPKEVLGRIGLAEHLSPQRSNGLASMIKRIQAEAQARL, from the coding sequence ATGACCGATCTTCAAGCTGACATCGACGCCCTCGTGGACGAGTTCGACTTTCTGGGCGACTGGGAAGAACGCTATCGCTATCTGATCGAGATGGGCCAGGCCCTGCCCGGCCTGCCCGACGCCGAGCGCACCGACGACACCCGCGTCAAAGGCTGCGTCAGCCAGGTCTGGATGGTGATTGATGACGGACCGGATCATGCGCTGGAGCTGCGCGGGGATTCCGACGCCCATATCGTCAAGGGGCTCGTGGCGCTGTTAAGCCGGCTCTATGACGGTCGCAAGCCCGACGAGGCGCTGTCCATTGATCCCAAAGAGGTTCTGGGCCGCATCGGCCTCGCCGAGCACCTCTCGCCGCAACGCTCCAATGGTCTCGCCTCGATGATCAAACGCATCCAGGCCGAGGCGCAGGCGCGGCTTTAG